The following nucleotide sequence is from Deltaproteobacteria bacterium.
GGGCCGGGCACGACGGAACCCTCACGCCAGCGCGACGCAAGCGCATCTCTTAAAACTCTCAGCGGCAGCAGTGCCAACGCTGGGCGCATGACGGCCAGCAGGCAAGCGGTTTTGATCCATAAAGATCGCTCCGCCGGTGTGAGTCGGGAGAATTTTTTTAGTCGACCCATATCGTTGGTGATGCGCTGGCTAATAATCGTACAAAAGATAACACCCTGGGTAGTTGGGCACAATCAAGCGCGGCTTGCTGTCGCTGCCGGCTCCGGCAAGTCGAAAGATTTCTTACGACCATCGATTTCGGCATTGACATGGCCATTCGTTTTTCGCTATCAATCGGTCGCGGTGCTTGTTATGAAGAAGGGAGTTTCTTGCTGTTGATACCATGAAGTTTCTGACGGATCCAGAATTTTCGGCGCGCTGGTTGGGTATTGTCGTTCTTGACTAGAGTTTGGCCGGTGACAATGCCTTGGTCATCGCCATGGCGGCCAGGACACTGCCAAAGCGCGAGCAATTTTACGGCCGGGTCGGCGGTACCATCGGCGCAGTGGCTCTGCGCTTTCTGTTTATCGCGTTCGTTTCTCAACTCTTGAGCCTTTCCATCGTCGAAGCGCTCGGCGGCCTAGTTCTGATCTGGATTGCGATCAAATTGCTGCGCCAAGCGGCGGTGCGGAAAATTTTCACAACCGTAAAATTTTAACGTGATCGTCCATCGATTAGAACGACAAATGGTATTCCGTCCGAAAGCAATAGCGCAACAGCTTGGCTGGGGCAAATTTTTTCAGCTGCTGATGCACCTGCCGAGCTTCTATAAGTTATTTTCCGGCTTGGTCAAAGATGCGCGGGTCGGCGCCGGCGCTAAACTGCTGGTGGCGGGAATTCTCGCCTACGTGATTGTGCCCACCGATTTGTTGCCGGATTTTCTCATCGGCATCGGCCAGCTCGACGATCTGGCGGTGATTATTGGCGGGCTGAAACTGTTTTTGCGTTTATGCCCGCCGGAGGTTGTCCGCGAGCACTTGGAGCTGCTGGCGCCGCGCGGTTAAAGTTTGGCCGCGGCTTTTTCTTCTTTGATATTGTCGTGGATCATGCGCGGTACGCCGCCGCAGCTAAAGCAGCGTGGCGGTTCGTGTTTGGTGATGCCGCCTTCGGGATAGCGCATAAAACGTTTGTAAAAAGGTTTTTCGGTGCCGACAAAGTCGTCGTAGTAAAACGCCAGCTTGCCGCACTCACTGCATTGAAGATACTTCGCCATGATTTTCCTCTTCGGGTTGATGACTTCAACCTGGGTCGCAGAATACGCACGAACTCCGGCAAGGTCAACAACGTTGTCTGCCGGCGGGGTTGAGAATTCCGCGAATTTGTTGCATGGCTTAGGGGTCAGAGACGGGATTCGATCCGATTACAATTTAACAAAGCTCAGGAGGCTAAGGATATGGCGATCAAATTATTCAATTCGCAAACTTCGATGTTCTGCGAAAAAGTCCGCGTGGTTTTCGCGATGAAAAACGTGCCCTACGAAGTCGTCGACGTGCGCAAGGACGAACGCAAGTCGCTGCTAGAATATACCAACCAACGCAAAGTGCCGACGCTCAACTACAACGGCGAATGCGTCATCGACTCGACTGTGATCTCGGCTCGGTTGGAAAAAGACTACCCGCAAAATAGCATCTATCCCGACGGCACGGTGAACAAAGGCTTGTGTTTGGCGTTGGAAGATTGGTCGGACGAAGTTTTGGTCCATGCCAATCACTCCATGCGCCGGGCCGATACCCCGGAGTTGAAGCAGAAGGCTGAGGCCGAATGGGATGCCCACTTCAACACCCTGGACCAGGTGTATTCGGGCAAGAAATTTGTCTTCGAGCGCATGTCCATCGCCGACATCTCGATCTTCACCCAACTGCACTACCTAGTGGCGGCGGTGAAGTCGGAAATCCCGGCGAAATACAAAAATGTCAACGGCTTCATGGAAAACATGGGCCAGACGCTCAAGCTCAAATCCCTCGCCGACAGTTTCGATGCGCCGTCGCTCTAGGCCAGATTCATGGGCAAAGACGTGATCATTCCGCGCTTGGGATCGAGCGACGAGAGCGACGAGGTGCGCATCCTGCGCTGGATCAAGGCGCCGGGCGAGAACGTGAAAAAGGGTGACGCGCTGCTCGAAGTCGAGACCGATAAAGTCAACGTCGAGGTCGAAGCGCTGGACGACGGCACCCTCAATCAAGTGAGCGCCAAGGAAGGTGACTTTGTCAAATTCGGCGCGGTGGTCGCGGTGATAGAAAAGTAGCCGGCCAGTGCCGGGGATTTTCTCCGAGCGAAGCGTTTGTCATCTCACCTATGATAATTTCCCGCCCGCTAGCGCCTGATACGCCGGCGGGCGGGTTCCCGGCCGACGAAAACCGCCAAAGCTGATGGAACAGCGCTACACCCGGTTGCTCGGGCAAACCTGCGGTCTCGGGGTTTTTCTCGGCGCCGTGGCGACGGTTTATTTTCTCTTCGGTCTCGCCGGCTATGTTGGCGCACCGTTATTAGATTTCACCGTCGCCGCCGCTCTTGGCGCTGGGTTGATTTTTTTCCTGTACCATTTCGCCGGTGCGGCGCGGGGCTCGGGCTGGCTCGGTTGGTCGATTTGGTCGTTGCTACTAATCATCCTTTTAGTCGAAGCCGTGCTCGGTTTGTTGCCGCCGATCAGCCGCGATGAATTGACCCATCATTTAGCCATACCTAAACTCTACGCTAAGGCCGGCCGCGTCATCGAAGTGCCGATGGCGCACTACTCTTACTACCCGATGTTGGTCGACATGTTGTTCACGCCTTGGGTTCATTGGGGTTTGGATTTCGTGCCCAAGTGGATTCACTCGCTGTTCGGCGCGCTCACCGGACTGTTGCTTTACGCTTATCTGGCGCGGCGCATGAGCGCGCTCTACGGTTTGCTCGGCTGGTTTTTTTTTCAATCGACGCCGGTGATTCTGCGCCTCAGCCACTGGGGTTATATCGATCTTGGCGTTACGTTTTACGCCACCGCGTCCTTGCTGTGCTTGCTCTATTGGTGCGAGTCGCGCCAGTCCCTCGGCTGGTTGGCATTGTCTGCGCTGTCGCTCGGTTTTGCTTTAGCGACGAAACCCAACGGTTTGGTGATCGCGCTAGTGATTACCGTGCTGTTTTTTCTCGCCCTCGCTAAGCTGCCACGCAAAAACATCCCGGCGCTCTGCCGTGAAACGGTTTGTTTCGGCGCACTCACGCTGTCGCCGTTTTTGCCCTGGCTGATGAAAAACTGGTGGCAAACCGGCAATCCGCTCTTCCCATTTTTCGCCGGTCTGTTCGCGACCACCGCCGCAGGCGGCCAAGCAGGGGCGGGTTTCGCCGGCATCGGTATTTTCGAAAAACGTCAGTTGCTGTTCGGCGAAAACGTTTGGCAGATCGTCGCCCTGCCGCTGCGCTTGTTTATCTCCGGCCAGGACGACAACCCGCAATATTTCGACGGCGTGCTGACGCCAATCCTGATTCTCTTTCTGCCTTGGGCGTTTCAGGGTAAGTGGCTCGACGATAAACGGCGGCTGGCGAGTTTCTCGCTGTTATTATTGCTCTACGGAATTTTTCTCGTCGACATGCGAATTCGCTACATCCTCGCCA
It contains:
- a CDS encoding DUF1232 domain-containing protein, encoding MVFRPKAIAQQLGWGKFFQLLMHLPSFYKLFSGLVKDARVGAGAKLLVAGILAYVIVPTDLLPDFLIGIGQLDDLAVIIGGLKLFLRLCPPEVVREHLELLAPRG
- a CDS encoding glutathione S-transferase family protein — its product is MAIKLFNSQTSMFCEKVRVVFAMKNVPYEVVDVRKDERKSLLEYTNQRKVPTLNYNGECVIDSTVISARLEKDYPQNSIYPDGTVNKGLCLALEDWSDEVLVHANHSMRRADTPELKQKAEAEWDAHFNTLDQVYSGKKFVFERMSIADISIFTQLHYLVAAVKSEIPAKYKNVNGFMENMGQTLKLKSLADSFDAPSL